The Sediminispirochaeta smaragdinae DSM 11293 genome has a segment encoding these proteins:
- a CDS encoding CocE/NonD family hydrolase, producing the protein MKEYKMMNNVMIPMKDDVKLAMDIYFPEGDSESYPVILERTPYGKREANDYDIDNPKGQASSRQKIASFYNKHGYVVIFQDCRGRYDSEGVFIKYFNEASDGQDTIQWIRRQPWCNGKVGIMGFSYTSHAAMALGCLLSEGIDCMFIDSGGFSNAYFSGIRQGGAFELKQLIWAFLQAQVSPAAVQDPIITESLKSEDIFAWMDRMPLKRSHSLLRNFPEYEDIAFSFWEKGTYGAYWKQLGINTSEYYDRFIDTPIFLISGWYDPYVKTILENYEAFSKRHQNPVYLMMGPWTHNNRAMTIAGDVDFSAEALIHTGYANSYQELKLAWFDKFLKGKDVLPEDGKKVKIFIMGGGSGKKNDNGTISHGGHWFSADSWPLPNTIFVSYYFHANGSLSDKKSTLSESFIEYTFDPKNPVPSIGGTITSGEPIMRGGAYDQKESDRFFGSRKPYLPLEARDDIVVFQTSILDEDKVIAGPIKARLWISSDCKDTDFTIKLIDVYPISESYPQGFAMNITDGIMRVRYRNSFEKPELMVPGEIYEVVVEAFSTANLFKKGHRIRIDISSSNYPHFDVNHNTGDPEGKGQVMLKAKNRLYVDKEHASYVDLPIVNSL; encoded by the coding sequence ATGAAAGAATATAAGATGATGAACAATGTCATGATTCCGATGAAGGATGATGTCAAATTAGCGATGGATATCTATTTCCCAGAGGGAGATTCTGAATCCTATCCGGTTATTCTCGAGAGAACTCCATATGGAAAAAGGGAAGCAAACGACTATGATATAGATAACCCCAAAGGGCAAGCATCTTCTCGGCAAAAGATAGCTTCATTCTATAATAAGCATGGATATGTAGTAATCTTTCAGGACTGCAGAGGCAGATACGATTCTGAAGGTGTATTTATCAAATACTTCAATGAAGCTTCTGATGGCCAAGATACTATTCAGTGGATCAGAAGACAGCCTTGGTGTAACGGAAAGGTTGGTATTATGGGATTCTCTTACACTTCCCATGCTGCAATGGCTCTTGGGTGCTTGCTTTCCGAAGGAATAGATTGCATGTTTATCGATTCTGGAGGCTTCTCTAATGCCTATTTTAGCGGGATCCGTCAAGGTGGGGCATTTGAACTGAAACAGTTGATCTGGGCTTTTCTTCAGGCTCAGGTTAGTCCTGCTGCGGTACAGGATCCTATAATTACAGAATCGTTGAAAAGCGAAGATATCTTTGCCTGGATGGATAGAATGCCTCTTAAGCGGAGCCATTCCTTGCTTCGAAACTTTCCAGAATATGAAGATATTGCTTTTTCCTTCTGGGAAAAAGGAACGTATGGAGCGTATTGGAAACAATTAGGAATTAATACCAGTGAATACTATGATCGATTTATTGATACGCCCATTTTTCTGATTAGCGGTTGGTATGACCCTTACGTTAAGACCATCCTTGAAAACTATGAGGCTTTTAGTAAAAGGCACCAAAATCCCGTCTATCTTATGATGGGCCCTTGGACTCATAATAATAGAGCCATGACTATAGCAGGCGACGTTGATTTTTCTGCAGAAGCACTAATACATACCGGTTATGCAAATTCTTATCAGGAACTCAAGTTGGCCTGGTTTGATAAATTTCTAAAAGGCAAGGATGTTCTCCCTGAAGATGGGAAAAAAGTAAAGATTTTTATTATGGGAGGTGGTTCAGGAAAAAAAAATGACAACGGCACAATTAGCCATGGAGGACATTGGTTTTCTGCCGACAGTTGGCCCTTGCCAAATACTATTTTTGTTTCTTACTATTTCCATGCAAATGGATCTTTGTCGGACAAAAAGAGCACTCTTTCTGAATCATTTATTGAATATACCTTCGATCCCAAAAATCCGGTACCGTCTATTGGAGGGACTATTACTTCTGGTGAGCCTATCATGCGCGGTGGCGCCTATGACCAAAAGGAAAGTGATCGTTTTTTTGGTTCTAGAAAACCCTATTTACCGCTTGAGGCGAGGGATGACATCGTGGTATTTCAAACATCGATTCTTGATGAGGATAAAGTTATAGCAGGACCAATCAAGGCAAGGCTATGGATTTCTTCGGACTGTAAGGATACCGATTTCACTATTAAACTTATAGATGTCTATCCTATAAGTGAAAGCTATCCGCAAGGATTTGCCATGAATATCACCGACGGTATCATGAGAGTACGATATCGGAATTCTTTTGAGAAACCCGAACTTATGGTTCCTGGAGAAATTTATGAGGTTGTCGTAGAAGCTTTTTCGACCGCAAATCTGTTTAAAAAAGGACATCGGATTCGAATTGATATATCGAGTAGTAATTATCCTCATTTTGATGTGAATCATAATACTGGAGATCCCGAAGGAAAGGGGCAGGTTATGTTAAAAGCTAAGAATAGGCTTTATGTTGATAAAGAGCATGCTTCCTATGTAGATTTGCCAATTGTGAACAGTTTATAA